A stretch of Kyrpidia spormannii DNA encodes these proteins:
- a CDS encoding pyruvate, water dikinase regulatory protein — MRRIVYVVSDSVGETAEFVVRAAASQFDGGRVDVHRISFVDDVSTLREVVESAREDGALIAFTLILPELRREIARLAEEGGVIAVDIMGPMMDAFGKAFGTPPKLRPGLVHQLDEEYFRRVEAVEFAVKYDDGRDPRGLVRADVILIGVSRTSKTPLSMYLAHRRLKVANVPLVPEVDPPEELFTLPAKKIIGLTINPEELNKIRTERLRSLGLTAQANYATLERILVELDYAEGIMKKIGCPIIDVSSKAVEETASIVLDILKRGGTRA; from the coding sequence ATGCGGCGCATTGTCTACGTGGTTTCCGATTCGGTCGGCGAGACGGCGGAATTCGTCGTTCGGGCGGCCGCCAGTCAGTTCGACGGCGGGAGGGTGGACGTACACCGAATTTCCTTTGTCGACGATGTATCCACGCTCCGGGAGGTCGTGGAGTCCGCCCGGGAGGACGGGGCGCTGATCGCCTTTACACTGATTCTTCCGGAGTTGCGCCGGGAGATCGCTCGGCTGGCGGAGGAGGGCGGGGTGATCGCTGTCGACATCATGGGGCCGATGATGGACGCTTTCGGGAAGGCCTTTGGCACGCCCCCGAAGCTTCGCCCGGGCTTGGTTCATCAGCTGGACGAGGAATACTTTCGCCGGGTGGAGGCGGTGGAGTTCGCCGTCAAATACGATGATGGTCGGGATCCCCGGGGGCTGGTGCGGGCCGATGTGATCTTAATCGGCGTGTCCAGAACGTCGAAGACGCCCCTGAGCATGTATTTGGCGCACCGGCGGTTAAAGGTGGCCAATGTTCCCCTGGTCCCTGAGGTGGATCCGCCTGAGGAGCTGTTTACCCTCCCGGCCAAAAAGATCATCGGTTTGACGATCAACCCTGAGGAACTCAACAAGATCCGGACTGAACGCCTGCGGTCCCTGGGATTGACGGCCCAGGCCAATTACGCGACTCTGGAGCGAATTCTGGTTGAACTGGATTATGCCGAAGGGATCATGAAAAAAATCGGCTGTCCCATTATCGATGTCAGTAGCAAAGCGGTAGAGGAGACGGCGAGTATCGTGCTCGACATTTTGAAGCGGGGGGGAACCCGGGCATGA
- a CDS encoding helix-turn-helix transcriptional regulator, whose product MTKRQEQILEIVRREGPITGERIAERLHLTRATLRPDLTVLTMAGFLDARPRVGYFYVGKPMGEVIADQLRNMKVKDYKSVPVVVSEATSVYDAIVTMFLEDVGTLFVVRDQAVLAGVVSRKDLLKVAIGAQDVREVPVGLAMTRMPNIIVVTPEENVYEAARKLIDYQIDALPVVRVMDAHSKQLEVVGRFTKTTIARIFVELGSGRDI is encoded by the coding sequence TTGACCAAGCGGCAAGAGCAGATTCTTGAAATCGTACGCCGAGAGGGACCGATTACCGGGGAACGAATCGCCGAAAGGTTGCATCTGACCCGGGCGACCCTTCGACCGGACTTGACCGTGCTAACCATGGCCGGGTTTCTGGATGCCCGCCCCCGGGTGGGGTATTTTTACGTCGGCAAGCCCATGGGGGAAGTGATTGCCGACCAGCTTCGCAACATGAAAGTCAAGGACTACAAATCGGTCCCGGTGGTGGTGAGCGAGGCGACCTCGGTGTACGACGCCATTGTGACGATGTTTTTGGAGGACGTGGGGACGCTTTTTGTGGTTCGGGATCAGGCGGTTCTGGCAGGTGTGGTGTCCCGGAAGGACTTGCTGAAAGTGGCGATTGGCGCCCAGGATGTTCGGGAAGTGCCGGTGGGCTTGGCGATGACCCGGATGCCCAATATCATCGTGGTGACGCCGGAGGAGAACGTTTACGAGGCCGCGAGGAAGCTGATCGATTATCAGATCGACGCATTGCCGGTCGTCCGGGTCATGGATGCCCACAGCAAACAACTTGAAGTGGTCGGCCGCTTTACCAAGACGACGATCGCGCGAATCTTCGTCGAGTTGGGATCGGGCCGGGACATCTGA
- the acs gene encoding acetate--CoA ligase, which translates to MLDQDRPKMIQDSRKIAPPAAYVPKSYVQGEEAYRTLYRESVEYPESFWAAVASELTWIKPWETVMEGNFPDFAFFRGGYLNVSENCVDRHALSFRRNKVAIFWEGENGERRIITYLRLHEKVQKFANVLKRFGIQKGDVVSVYMQNLPETFVALLAILRIGAIYNTVFAGFSPEALRERVVDSKAKMVICANRSYRRGRPIPLKENVDRALEGVDTVKTVIVYRRSDEEVPMSPGRDYDWDELMAEAEPICPVEPMEANEPGLLIYTSGTSGKPKGIVHAGGGFLVGTYAYTKYQLDLRDEDVYWNTADIGWLTSHIFVLIGGLALGVTTVLYEGALDYPHPGRLYEMVERYRVNKLFSAPTAYRMLVKNGEELARRYRLSTLELFASVGEPLNPEAWEWVYRVLGGGRAVINNTWGQTETGGTPLAGAPGAVEMKPGSCGVPFYGHTLDVVDGDGNPVPDGTPGFLVIRKPFPSLARDIFGNRQRYVDTYFNVMPGVYFTGDSAIRDEDGHFWVLGRVDDVINVSGHRISTMEMESALIAHPKVVEAAVVGRPDPVKGAVPVAFVILEAGAERGPDLEQELEQWVADEIGSFARPAQVYIVETMPRTRSGKIIRRMLRELIQEGKVQGDTTGLEDFDAVERILENLRGRTGF; encoded by the coding sequence ATGTTGGACCAAGATCGCCCGAAGATGATCCAGGACAGTCGAAAAATTGCACCTCCAGCTGCTTATGTGCCAAAATCCTACGTCCAAGGGGAAGAGGCGTATCGGACTCTCTACCGGGAGTCGGTAGAATACCCGGAGTCCTTCTGGGCGGCAGTGGCCTCAGAATTGACCTGGATCAAGCCTTGGGAAACGGTGATGGAAGGAAATTTTCCGGACTTTGCCTTTTTTCGCGGCGGATATTTGAATGTCAGCGAAAACTGTGTGGACCGGCACGCCCTGAGTTTTCGACGCAATAAAGTCGCAATTTTTTGGGAGGGTGAAAACGGGGAACGGAGAATCATCACCTACCTTCGCTTGCACGAGAAAGTCCAAAAATTCGCCAATGTCCTCAAAAGGTTTGGGATTCAAAAAGGGGATGTCGTCAGCGTTTACATGCAGAATCTCCCGGAAACCTTTGTGGCCTTGCTTGCGATTCTGCGGATCGGGGCTATTTATAATACGGTATTCGCCGGGTTTTCTCCCGAGGCCCTCCGGGAGCGGGTGGTGGACTCCAAGGCGAAGATGGTGATTTGCGCCAACCGCAGCTATCGCCGGGGTCGCCCCATTCCCTTGAAGGAAAATGTCGATCGGGCGCTGGAAGGGGTCGACACGGTGAAAACGGTGATCGTGTACCGCCGCTCCGACGAGGAGGTGCCCATGAGTCCCGGGCGGGATTATGATTGGGACGAACTGATGGCGGAAGCGGAGCCCATTTGCCCGGTGGAGCCCATGGAAGCCAATGAGCCGGGTCTCTTGATCTACACCAGCGGCACCAGCGGGAAACCAAAGGGGATCGTGCACGCCGGGGGCGGGTTCCTGGTGGGGACTTACGCTTACACGAAATATCAGCTGGACCTCCGGGACGAGGATGTGTACTGGAACACCGCTGACATCGGCTGGTTGACCTCGCATATTTTCGTGCTGATCGGCGGGCTGGCCCTCGGGGTGACCACGGTGCTGTACGAAGGGGCGCTCGATTATCCCCACCCCGGGCGATTGTACGAGATGGTGGAGCGGTACCGGGTCAATAAACTGTTTTCGGCGCCGACGGCTTATCGGATGTTGGTGAAAAATGGCGAGGAGCTGGCTCGGCGGTATCGTTTGTCCACCCTGGAGTTGTTTGCCTCGGTGGGAGAGCCGCTCAATCCCGAAGCTTGGGAATGGGTGTATCGCGTGCTGGGTGGCGGGCGCGCGGTTATCAACAACACCTGGGGCCAGACGGAAACGGGGGGGACTCCTCTGGCCGGGGCGCCGGGGGCGGTGGAGATGAAACCCGGCTCCTGCGGAGTGCCATTTTATGGACATACCCTGGATGTGGTGGACGGGGATGGAAATCCGGTGCCGGACGGCACCCCGGGGTTCTTGGTGATCCGCAAGCCGTTCCCGAGCCTGGCCCGGGATATTTTCGGCAATCGGCAACGGTACGTGGACACCTATTTCAACGTCATGCCCGGCGTATATTTCACCGGGGACAGTGCGATTCGGGATGAAGATGGGCATTTCTGGGTGCTGGGGCGGGTGGATGATGTGATCAACGTCAGCGGCCACCGGATCAGCACCATGGAGATGGAAAGCGCCCTCATCGCTCATCCGAAAGTGGTGGAGGCGGCGGTGGTGGGCCGGCCGGATCCGGTCAAAGGGGCGGTCCCGGTGGCCTTTGTGATTCTGGAGGCCGGAGCCGAGCGGGGGCCGGATCTGGAGCAGGAGTTGGAGCAATGGGTGGCGGATGAGATCGGATCCTTTGCGCGACCGGCTCAGGTGTATATCGTCGAGACCATGCCTCGGACCCGTTCCGGGAAAATCATTCGCCGCATGTTGCGGGAGTTGATCCAGGAAGGGAAGGTCCAGGGAGACACCACCGGGTTGGAGGATTTTGATGCGGTGGAACGGATCCTGGAGAATTTGCGCGGCCGAACGGGGTTTTAG
- the rpoD gene encoding RNA polymerase sigma factor RpoD codes for MTEPGDDNKERQPEESLDQVKQQLVATGRKRGALTYHEIMDRLAPFEQDPDQIDEFFDYLSEQGIEVLNENEEDLVLEEDNEHPAEEEDHEEYDLEDLSVPPGVKINDPVRMYLKEIGRVPLLSAEEEIELAKRIEQGDEEAKAGLIKANLRLVVSIAKRYVGRGMLFLDLIQEGNLGLIKAVEKFDYRKGYKFSTYATWWIRQAITRAIADQARTIRIPVHMVETINKLIRVSRQLLQELGRDPTPEEIAEEMDMSPDKVREIMKIAQEPVSLETPIGEEDDSHLGDFIPDDDALAPADAAAYELLKEQLEDVLDTLTEREENVLRLRFGLDDGRTRTLEEVGKVFGVTRERIRQIEAKALRKLRHPSRSKRLKDFLE; via the coding sequence ATGACGGAGCCGGGCGATGACAACAAGGAGCGGCAGCCCGAGGAATCCCTTGATCAGGTCAAACAACAACTCGTGGCGACGGGTCGCAAACGCGGGGCTCTGACGTACCACGAGATTATGGATAGATTGGCGCCTTTTGAGCAAGATCCAGATCAGATCGACGAGTTTTTCGATTATCTGTCGGAACAGGGGATCGAGGTCCTCAATGAGAACGAAGAAGATCTCGTTCTGGAAGAGGACAACGAGCATCCGGCAGAAGAAGAGGATCACGAGGAATACGACCTGGAAGATCTCAGCGTTCCCCCCGGCGTCAAGATCAACGACCCCGTCCGGATGTATTTGAAAGAGATCGGCCGGGTTCCCCTCCTTTCGGCGGAAGAGGAGATCGAGCTGGCCAAGAGAATCGAGCAGGGGGACGAAGAGGCAAAGGCCGGGCTTATCAAAGCCAATTTGCGCCTGGTGGTCAGTATCGCCAAACGGTATGTCGGACGCGGGATGTTGTTTCTGGATCTCATCCAGGAAGGCAACCTCGGACTGATCAAAGCCGTGGAGAAGTTCGATTATCGCAAGGGATATAAATTCAGCACCTATGCGACGTGGTGGATCCGCCAAGCGATTACCCGGGCCATCGCCGATCAAGCGCGGACCATCCGGATTCCGGTTCACATGGTGGAGACGATTAACAAACTGATCCGGGTATCGCGGCAACTGCTTCAAGAGTTGGGGCGGGATCCCACTCCTGAAGAGATCGCCGAGGAGATGGATATGAGCCCGGATAAAGTGCGGGAGATTATGAAGATCGCCCAAGAGCCGGTTTCACTGGAAACGCCCATCGGCGAGGAGGACGACTCCCATTTGGGGGATTTTATCCCGGACGACGACGCGTTGGCGCCGGCCGACGCCGCGGCCTACGAGTTGCTCAAAGAGCAACTGGAGGACGTGTTGGATACCCTGACGGAGCGGGAAGAGAATGTGTTGCGTTTGCGCTTCGGGTTGGACGACGGCCGCACCCGAACCCTGGAAGAGGTCGGGAAGGTGTTCGGCGTCACCCGGGAGAGGATTCGCCAGATCGAGGCCAAGGCCCTGCGCAAACTGCGCCATCCCAGCCGGAGCAAGCGGCTGAAAGATTTTCTGGAGTAA
- a CDS encoding class I SAM-dependent methyltransferase produces MRYGSRLARVEQMVPRCRIVADIGSDHGMLACRLIETGRAQQVIAVEKRPGPYARTRACVRARLGGEAPVSVRLGDGLDPLEPGEVEVVVLAGMGGLTIMDILRRGMDKLGPNTLVVAQPMKHADALRRWWQESGWRVTEEGQVEDRGRRYEVMAAMKPDAPGESFFRSFRCRAESR; encoded by the coding sequence ATTCGCTATGGTTCGAGGCTTGCAAGGGTGGAACAGATGGTTCCAAGGTGCCGTATCGTGGCGGATATCGGCAGTGATCACGGGATGCTCGCCTGCCGCTTGATCGAAACGGGCAGAGCCCAGCAGGTGATCGCCGTGGAAAAGCGGCCCGGCCCTTACGCCAGAACCCGCGCCTGTGTCCGGGCGCGCCTGGGTGGGGAGGCTCCGGTGTCGGTGAGGCTCGGTGACGGTCTGGATCCTTTGGAGCCTGGCGAGGTGGAAGTCGTGGTGCTGGCGGGGATGGGGGGTCTCACGATCATGGATATCCTCCGCCGGGGCATGGACAAGCTGGGGCCGAATACCTTGGTGGTGGCCCAGCCGATGAAACATGCGGACGCTCTTCGGCGGTGGTGGCAGGAATCTGGATGGCGGGTGACAGAGGAAGGGCAGGTTGAAGACCGGGGGCGACGGTATGAAGTCATGGCGGCGATGAAACCGGATGCCCCCGGCGAGTCGTTCTTCCGTTCTTTTCGTTGCAGAGCCGAATCCCGGTGA
- a CDS encoding acyl-CoA dehydrogenase, with protein MDFDLTTEQRMIRDAVRDFAEGEVAPKAAEVDRTGRFPIETFKKMGELGFLGIPFPEEYGGAGGDTVSYALAVEEIGRACASTGLSYAAHISLGSYPIYAFGTEAQKREYLVPLARGEGLGAFGLTEPGAGSDASGTRTTAVLEDGFWRLNGSKNFITNAGYARSVVVTAVTDREKGAKGISAFIVPTDNPGFRVTTTYEKLGLRGSNTVEFVLDETRIPEDHLLGAVGEGYKQFLITLDGGRISIGALSVGIARAAYEAALSYAKERVQFGRSISKFQAIQFKLADMAMHIEMARTMVLKAAWLKDQGRPFKKEAAMAKLFASEMAMRTCDQAIQIHGGYGYMTDYPVERYFRDVKLMEIGEGTSEIQRLVIAREIGC; from the coding sequence GTGGATTTTGACCTGACGACGGAACAACGGATGATTCGCGACGCAGTACGGGATTTTGCAGAAGGGGAAGTGGCGCCGAAGGCGGCAGAGGTGGACCGAACCGGGCGTTTCCCTATTGAAACGTTCAAAAAGATGGGCGAACTTGGCTTTCTCGGCATTCCGTTCCCCGAGGAATACGGCGGAGCGGGAGGTGACACGGTGAGTTATGCCCTGGCCGTCGAGGAGATTGGCCGGGCCTGTGCGAGTACGGGCCTCAGTTACGCCGCCCATATCTCGCTTGGGTCGTATCCGATTTACGCCTTTGGTACCGAGGCCCAGAAAAGGGAGTACCTCGTTCCTCTTGCTCGAGGAGAAGGCCTGGGGGCCTTTGGCTTGACGGAACCGGGGGCAGGTTCGGACGCTTCGGGAACCCGGACGACGGCGGTTCTTGAGGACGGATTTTGGCGGTTGAATGGGTCGAAGAATTTTATCACCAATGCGGGGTACGCCCGGAGTGTGGTGGTGACGGCGGTCACGGATCGGGAGAAGGGCGCCAAGGGAATCAGCGCTTTTATCGTGCCCACGGATAACCCCGGGTTTCGAGTGACCACCACCTACGAGAAACTGGGGCTTCGGGGTTCCAATACCGTCGAATTCGTTCTCGACGAGACCAGGATTCCCGAAGATCATCTTCTCGGGGCCGTGGGTGAAGGGTATAAGCAGTTTTTGATCACTCTGGACGGCGGGCGAATCAGCATTGGGGCCCTGTCGGTGGGGATCGCCCGGGCGGCGTACGAAGCGGCTCTGTCCTACGCCAAGGAACGGGTCCAATTCGGCCGGAGCATTTCGAAATTCCAGGCCATTCAGTTTAAGTTGGCCGATATGGCGATGCACATTGAGATGGCCCGGACCATGGTGCTCAAAGCGGCCTGGCTGAAGGATCAAGGCCGGCCATTCAAAAAAGAGGCGGCCATGGCGAAATTGTTCGCCTCGGAGATGGCCATGCGGACTTGTGACCAAGCGATCCAGATCCACGGCGGGTACGGATATATGACAGACTATCCGGTGGAACGATATTTTCGAGATGTCAAACTGATGGAGATCGGAGAAGGCACCTCGGAAATTCAGCGGCTGGTTATTGCCCGGGAAATCGGATGTTGA
- the ppdK gene encoding pyruvate, phosphate dikinase, with translation MTQVKQIYAFDEGNAGMRDLLGGKGAGLAEMTRAGLPVPEGFTITTAACRAYFTAGGQWPEGLLDALDEAVSQLEERTGLKLGDPDRPLLVSVRSGAVFSMPGMMDTILNLGLNDDTVLGLARRTGQDRFAWDCYRRFIQMYGDVVLGVDHYAFEQIIDEQKAARGVRLDTELSAEDWKAVVEKYKQLVEKETKRPFPQNPREQLLGAVRAVFSSWNNQRAVVYRKIHGIPEDLGTAVNIQRMVFGNLGDDSGTGVVFTRNPATGEAKLYGEFLLNAQGEDVVAGIRTPSPIAQLEETMPEVYRQLLDVARKLERHYRDVQDIEFTVERGRLFLLQTRAAKRTAQAAVKAAVDLAKEGIIDRMEAIRRVDPDSLTQLLHRRIDEAADLDRLAKGLPASPGAASGRVVFDADEAVRRANEGEAVILVRSETTPEDIHGIVASQGVLTSRGGMTSHAAVVARGMGKACVCGCESVRIDFRKREFIVEDGRTIREGDVITIDGGTGQVYLGAAPLVDPALSPEFQELLAWGDEVRKLSVLANADNPEDAAKAREFGAQGIGLCRTEHMFLGPDRVSIVQRMILAEDEEERGRALGELLPLQRQDFVGILRAMAGLPVTVRLLDPPLHEFLPNLEELMVEVTQLRERGDDPARLRERERLLRKVRVLHEANPMLGHRGCRLGITFPEVYRVQVRALYEAAAELAAEGVSVKPEVMIPLVGHHRELEILRAQVIEEAERVLQEKGVELPIKVGTMIEVPRAALTAGEIAAQADFFSFGTNDLTQMTFGFSRDDAEGKFLHAYVQGGILDADPFVVLDEPGVGRLIRWAVQEGRMANSELKVGICGEHGGDPRSITFCHKVGLDYVSCSPYRVPVARLAAARAALE, from the coding sequence ATGACACAGGTGAAGCAGATTTACGCCTTTGATGAGGGCAACGCCGGAATGCGGGATTTGTTAGGGGGAAAAGGTGCAGGACTGGCGGAGATGACCCGGGCCGGGCTGCCGGTGCCCGAGGGTTTCACCATTACCACAGCGGCGTGCCGGGCGTATTTTACCGCCGGGGGCCAGTGGCCCGAGGGGCTGCTCGACGCCCTGGATGAGGCTGTGTCGCAATTGGAGGAGCGCACGGGGCTGAAGCTGGGGGATCCCGATCGGCCGCTGCTCGTGTCTGTCCGCTCGGGGGCCGTGTTCTCCATGCCCGGGATGATGGATACGATTCTGAATCTGGGACTCAATGATGATACCGTGTTGGGGTTGGCCCGGCGGACGGGGCAGGACCGGTTTGCCTGGGATTGTTATCGCCGTTTTATCCAAATGTACGGGGACGTGGTGCTCGGGGTGGACCACTACGCTTTCGAACAGATCATCGACGAGCAGAAGGCCGCCCGGGGAGTGCGATTGGACACCGAACTTTCGGCCGAGGATTGGAAGGCAGTGGTTGAGAAGTATAAGCAGTTGGTGGAAAAGGAGACCAAACGCCCCTTTCCCCAGAATCCGAGAGAGCAGTTGCTGGGGGCGGTGCGGGCGGTATTTTCGTCCTGGAACAATCAGCGGGCGGTGGTGTACCGCAAAATCCACGGGATTCCGGAAGATCTCGGCACGGCGGTGAATATCCAGCGGATGGTGTTCGGCAATCTCGGGGACGATTCGGGCACCGGGGTGGTGTTCACCCGGAATCCCGCCACCGGGGAGGCGAAGCTGTACGGGGAGTTTCTGTTAAATGCCCAAGGAGAAGACGTGGTGGCCGGGATTCGCACCCCTTCGCCCATTGCCCAGCTAGAAGAAACAATGCCCGAAGTTTACCGCCAGCTCCTGGATGTTGCCCGGAAACTGGAGCGCCACTATCGGGACGTCCAGGACATCGAGTTCACCGTCGAGCGGGGGCGGCTGTTTTTGCTCCAGACCCGGGCGGCAAAACGCACCGCCCAGGCCGCGGTGAAGGCGGCGGTGGATCTCGCCAAAGAGGGAATTATCGACCGCATGGAAGCGATCCGCCGGGTGGATCCAGACAGTTTGACCCAGCTGCTACACCGGCGGATTGACGAGGCGGCCGATCTGGATCGGCTGGCGAAAGGGTTGCCCGCTTCCCCGGGGGCGGCCAGTGGTCGGGTGGTGTTCGACGCCGATGAGGCGGTCCGGAGGGCCAACGAGGGAGAAGCGGTGATTCTCGTCCGGTCGGAGACCACGCCGGAAGACATCCATGGCATCGTGGCCAGTCAAGGAGTCTTGACGTCCCGGGGCGGGATGACCAGCCACGCCGCCGTGGTGGCCCGGGGTATGGGCAAAGCTTGCGTGTGTGGATGCGAATCGGTGCGGATCGATTTTCGCAAGCGGGAATTCATCGTGGAGGACGGGCGGACCATCCGAGAAGGGGACGTCATTACCATCGATGGCGGAACGGGACAGGTGTACCTCGGGGCGGCTCCCTTGGTGGACCCGGCGTTGTCGCCGGAGTTTCAGGAGTTGTTGGCCTGGGGGGATGAGGTGCGGAAACTGTCGGTCCTGGCCAACGCGGACAATCCGGAAGATGCGGCCAAAGCCCGGGAGTTTGGCGCCCAGGGTATCGGCTTGTGCCGAACGGAGCACATGTTTTTGGGGCCTGATCGGGTTTCGATCGTTCAGCGGATGATTCTGGCGGAAGACGAGGAGGAGCGGGGGAGGGCTCTCGGGGAATTGCTCCCTTTGCAACGGCAGGATTTTGTCGGGATTCTCCGGGCCATGGCCGGCCTGCCGGTGACGGTGCGCCTGCTCGATCCGCCCCTTCACGAGTTTCTCCCCAACCTCGAAGAGCTGATGGTGGAGGTCACGCAACTGAGGGAGCGGGGCGACGACCCGGCCCGCCTGCGGGAGCGGGAACGTTTGTTGCGCAAAGTCCGGGTGTTGCACGAAGCGAATCCGATGCTGGGTCATCGGGGCTGCCGGCTCGGCATCACCTTCCCGGAAGTGTATCGGGTGCAGGTTCGGGCGCTCTATGAGGCGGCGGCGGAGCTGGCGGCCGAGGGTGTGTCCGTGAAGCCGGAAGTCATGATCCCCCTCGTCGGGCACCACCGGGAGCTGGAGATCCTTCGGGCCCAGGTGATTGAGGAAGCGGAGCGGGTTCTTCAGGAGAAGGGTGTGGAGTTGCCCATTAAAGTCGGCACCATGATCGAGGTGCCCCGGGCCGCCCTGACCGCCGGGGAGATCGCCGCCCAGGCCGACTTTTTCTCCTTTGGCACCAACGATTTGACCCAGATGACCTTCGGGTTCAGCCGCGACGACGCGGAGGGGAAGTTTCTCCACGCCTATGTTCAAGGGGGAATTCTCGACGCGGACCCCTTTGTGGTGCTGGATGAGCCGGGTGTGGGCCGGTTGATTCGCTGGGCCGTGCAGGAGGGGCGCATGGCGAATTCAGAACTCAAGGTGGGAATCTGCGGCGAACACGGCGGGGATCCCCGTTCGATCACTTTTTGCCACAAAGTGGGCTTGGATTATGTCAGTTGTTCCCCCTATCGGGTGCCCGTCGCGCGATTGGCCGCCGCCCGGGCCGCCCTGGAATAG
- the dnaG gene encoding DNA primase, translating to MARRIPEDLIDRVRQSVDIIDVIGEYVHLRRVGRSYVGLCPFHSERTPSFTVSREKQVYHCFGCQAGGTVIHFLMAIDGITFQEAVRKLAARSGIPVPDVQEDEEESGYSEKRRDALRAYELAAKWYQHLLLNTVYGRPGRTYLEKRRISTTTAHDFQLGLAPASRDSLMAFLERRGLDPVFLMEIGLGATGEHGRYDRFRNRLMFPIWDGQGRVVAFGGRVLGRGEPKYLNSPETPLFHKGRHLYPWHKARSALRKTRRAFLLEGYMDVVAMHQAGFTAAVASLGTALTEEQARMLKHNVDEVIVVYDGDDAGRRAAVRAGLLLQGVGVTAKAVRLPPGMDPDDLLREKGPEAMKRVLEQETMSLTAFRLADLRDRRSLANAEDRVSFLQEALNVLADEESAVEAETHLQSLSSEFHISLEALRHDLDETRQRQTLTRDKHGNKWNTNIDPATGPQVNHYPPHVAAERQMLTSMLLDPGAARQVEEVVADEFCVESHAVLAAHLYRYYGDGGTADPTAFLETVDDPAVRSVVTSLIMEHERRRDQGRAGWSLEDCFATWRLARYEDALRQVRESFDEAARAGRFEEMYRLQEQMKSLREEIDALKNHQGVFSQSRTEGGIR from the coding sequence GTGGCCAGGCGGATTCCGGAAGATCTCATTGATCGTGTGCGGCAAAGTGTGGACATTATCGACGTCATCGGTGAATATGTACACCTCAGGAGGGTTGGGCGCTCATACGTGGGCCTGTGCCCGTTTCATTCCGAACGGACGCCGTCCTTCACCGTCTCGCGGGAGAAGCAAGTGTATCACTGTTTTGGCTGTCAAGCAGGCGGCACTGTTATTCATTTTCTCATGGCGATCGACGGCATTACGTTCCAGGAGGCCGTCCGGAAGCTTGCAGCCCGGTCGGGGATCCCGGTCCCGGATGTCCAGGAGGACGAAGAAGAATCGGGGTACTCCGAGAAACGGCGGGATGCACTCAGGGCCTACGAGCTCGCCGCCAAGTGGTATCAACACTTGCTGTTGAATACGGTCTACGGGAGGCCGGGTCGAACATATCTTGAAAAACGACGCATCTCCACTACCACCGCCCACGATTTTCAGCTGGGGCTCGCACCTGCGTCCCGGGATTCGCTGATGGCGTTTCTCGAGAGAAGGGGGCTCGACCCGGTCTTTCTGATGGAGATCGGGTTGGGGGCGACAGGGGAACACGGCAGATACGACCGGTTCCGGAACCGTTTGATGTTTCCCATCTGGGACGGACAAGGCCGCGTCGTGGCGTTCGGCGGCCGGGTTCTCGGCCGAGGGGAGCCGAAGTACCTGAACTCTCCTGAAACGCCGCTTTTTCACAAGGGTCGCCATCTCTATCCGTGGCACAAGGCGCGATCGGCCCTCCGGAAGACTCGCCGAGCGTTTCTCCTGGAAGGCTATATGGATGTGGTGGCCATGCACCAGGCCGGCTTCACGGCGGCGGTGGCCTCCCTCGGGACGGCACTGACCGAAGAACAGGCCAGGATGTTGAAGCACAACGTCGATGAAGTCATTGTGGTCTACGACGGCGATGACGCCGGTCGGCGCGCAGCGGTACGGGCGGGACTCCTTTTGCAAGGAGTGGGGGTGACAGCCAAAGCCGTTCGCCTTCCCCCAGGGATGGACCCCGACGACCTTCTCAGGGAGAAGGGACCGGAGGCCATGAAGCGGGTGCTGGAACAAGAGACCATGAGTTTGACGGCATTTCGATTGGCGGACCTTAGGGACCGGCGGTCGCTTGCAAACGCCGAAGATCGGGTATCCTTCTTGCAAGAAGCCCTGAATGTCCTGGCGGACGAAGAATCGGCTGTGGAAGCGGAAACCCATCTGCAGAGTCTGTCAAGTGAGTTTCATATATCCCTCGAAGCGTTGAGGCACGATCTAGACGAAACGAGACAAAGACAGACCTTGACGAGGGATAAGCATGGAAACAAGTGGAATACTAATATAGATCCCGCCACAGGACCGCAGGTGAACCATTATCCGCCTCACGTTGCGGCGGAGCGCCAGATGCTCACCTCTATGTTACTCGATCCGGGGGCTGCCAGACAAGTTGAAGAGGTGGTGGCTGACGAATTTTGTGTTGAAAGCCACGCCGTACTGGCCGCCCATCTGTACCGGTATTACGGAGACGGAGGGACAGCGGATCCCACCGCTTTTTTGGAAACGGTGGACGATCCCGCCGTGCGCTCGGTGGTGACTTCTCTGATTATGGAACATGAACGCCGCCGAGATCAAGGCCGGGCGGGGTGGAGTTTAGAGGATTGCTTCGCGACGTGGCGGCTGGCCCGATATGAAGATGCGTTGCGGCAGGTCCGGGAATCTTTCGATGAGGCCGCCCGGGCCGGCCGGTTTGAAGAGATGTATCGACTTCAAGAACAGATGAAAAGCCTCCGGGAGGAGATCGACGCGTTGAAGAACCACCAGGGCGTTTTTTCGCAGTCCCGTACGGAAGGAGGGATTCGATGA